A stretch of the Bacteroidota bacterium genome encodes the following:
- the hpnE gene encoding hydroxysqualene dehydroxylase HpnE encodes MTADVIVIGGGLSGLAAAIKLSLSGAKVVLLEQKSILGGRTYSFTDSKTGDEVDNGQHILVGAYHKTLKYLELIGTKHFLKRQSKPRLYFHHQQKGLHIFEISNLPKPFDITAAMLNYKILSFRERNKLLRVGLELKRWNEKFERKLSQLSVDSWLDSLNQSDEAKRSFWNPIVISVMNETPSRASALLFARSLRNTFLDKKIDADVLIPTVGQTKLYVEQAVELLKKNKSEVITNAKVKSIIVSDGAAVGVEAVKKIKSKYIISSVPYYNVAQLIPKNYLNHIMFNELNLFESSPIVSINLWFDKNVIDIEFVGLINRNLQWIFNRRRISEDTTKPENYISAVISAARDEIKLTKDELVKMAVGELKEVFPDCRNAQLTNAIVIKEKRATYSATNEVESIRPNPTTPIKNFYLAGDWTNTGLPATIEGAIQSGFKCAELVISSKQ; translated from the coding sequence ATGACAGCCGATGTAATCGTAATCGGAGGGGGATTAAGCGGTTTGGCTGCTGCAATAAAACTTTCGCTATCCGGTGCTAAAGTCGTTTTACTTGAACAGAAATCCATATTAGGCGGGCGGACTTACTCGTTTACTGACTCCAAAACTGGAGATGAAGTAGATAACGGACAGCATATACTTGTAGGTGCTTATCACAAAACATTAAAATATTTGGAATTAATCGGGACGAAGCATTTCCTGAAGCGACAAAGTAAACCCCGCTTATATTTTCACCATCAGCAAAAAGGTTTGCATATTTTCGAGATATCAAATCTCCCCAAGCCGTTCGATATTACTGCCGCGATGTTGAATTACAAAATACTCTCATTCCGCGAAAGGAATAAATTGTTAAGGGTTGGGTTAGAATTAAAGCGATGGAACGAGAAGTTTGAGAGAAAACTTTCTCAGTTATCTGTCGATTCGTGGCTCGATAGTTTGAACCAAAGCGATGAAGCCAAACGAAGCTTTTGGAATCCGATTGTAATTTCAGTAATGAACGAAACACCCAGCAGGGCTTCGGCTTTATTATTTGCACGTTCCTTGAGGAATACATTTTTAGATAAAAAGATTGATGCCGATGTTTTAATTCCAACTGTAGGACAAACAAAACTATATGTAGAACAAGCTGTTGAGTTGTTGAAGAAAAATAAATCGGAAGTGATAACGAATGCGAAAGTAAAATCAATCATCGTTTCAGATGGGGCAGCAGTTGGGGTAGAGGCTGTTAAAAAGATAAAGTCGAAATATATCATCAGTTCGGTGCCGTATTACAATGTAGCTCAACTAATTCCGAAAAATTATTTGAATCATATTATGTTCAATGAGCTAAATTTATTTGAATCGTCGCCGATAGTTTCTATTAATTTGTGGTTCGATAAAAATGTGATTGACATTGAGTTTGTTGGATTGATAAATCGAAATCTGCAATGGATTTTTAACAGACGCAGGATAAGTGAGGATACCACAAAGCCGGAAAATTATATCTCGGCGGTTATCAGCGCAGCAAGAGATGAAATTAAATTAACAAAAGATGAGTTAGTAAAAATGGCTGTCGGAGAATTAAAGGAAGTATTTCCTGATTGTCGGAATGCACAGCTCACAAATGCGATTGTCATAAAAGAAAAACGAGCTACTTATTCAGCCACTAACGAGGTTGAGAGCATCCGGCCGAATCCCACAACGCCGATAAAGAATTTTTATTTAGCCGGCGATTGGACGAACACCGGCTTACCCGCAACAATCGAGGGAGCAATTCAAAGCGGGTTTAAATGTGCTGAGTTAGTAATTTCCTCAAAACAGTAA
- the hpnD gene encoding presqualene diphosphate synthase HpnD: MGSDLTAIITRGSQSSFLYSFSFLPKDQRNALNTVYAFCRTTDDIVDSEADRDKKTIFLRKWRIELGKALRGESRFAILNQLAEVTKKFNIPTQHFYELIQGVEMDLTQTRIENFGQLKKYCYLVASTVGLMSIKIFGPTNERVEKYAENLGIALQLTNILRDIKADAKINRIYIPQEDLKRFGYTEENILNNDYNSNFINLMEFETKRAEEFYSAAQNSLKQEDKRFLFAPKIMERIYYHTLLRIKANRYNVYKKSLKLPRYLQLMIAIKYWVKLRLLKTV; this comes from the coding sequence GTGGGATCTGACTTAACGGCGATTATTACACGAGGGAGCCAATCGAGTTTCTTATATTCTTTTTCGTTTCTTCCTAAAGACCAACGTAACGCACTCAATACTGTTTATGCTTTTTGCCGCACTACCGATGATATAGTTGATAGCGAAGCGGATAGAGATAAAAAAACAATATTTTTACGCAAGTGGCGAATCGAACTCGGTAAAGCGTTAAGAGGCGAATCCCGGTTCGCTATCCTTAATCAACTCGCTGAAGTTACAAAAAAGTTTAATATACCTACTCAACATTTTTATGAACTTATTCAAGGTGTTGAAATGGATTTAACCCAAACACGTATTGAGAATTTTGGGCAATTAAAAAAATACTGTTATTTAGTAGCCTCGACTGTTGGTTTGATGAGTATAAAAATATTCGGACCTACTAACGAGCGGGTGGAAAAGTATGCTGAAAATTTGGGAATCGCTTTACAGCTTACAAACATTCTTCGCGATATTAAAGCCGATGCAAAGATAAACCGGATTTATATTCCACAAGAGGACTTAAAACGTTTCGGATACACTGAAGAAAATATTTTAAATAACGATTACAATTCGAACTTTATCAACCTAATGGAGTTTGAAACAAAACGCGCTGAAGAGTTTTATAGCGCAGCACAGAACTCGTTGAAACAAGAAGATAAACGATTTTTATTCGCACCCAAAATTATGGAACGGATTTATTATCATACTCTTCTTCGAATCAAAGCAAATCGTTATAATGTTTACAAAAAGAGTTTAAAGTTGCCCCGGTATTTACAACTTATGATCGCCATCAAATATTGGGTTAAACTTCGCCTGCTGAAAACTGTATGA
- the hpnC gene encoding squalene synthase HpnC yields the protein MTKNRIKTSYSADEAFAYVADVTLKHYENFPVASLFLPAEKRPYIQSIYAFARTADDFADEDSLDSHTRLQKLDEWELQLKECYQGKAEHPIFIALHETVSKLSIPIEPLSDLLKAFKQDVQKNSYKNFNELLDYCKYSANPVGRLVLMIFGYKDEDYFKLSDKICTALQLTNFYQDVKVDLQKNRIYIPEDEIHSFGYSTNELTKHIYNDAYKKLMKHQIERTRSLFYEGAQLPLLVDKDLQLELKLVWFGGISILNKIEKRKYNMFSKHVKLSSLNKVVIFLRGLFYNDISKYRRRSLWDLT from the coding sequence ATGACAAAAAATAGAATCAAAACCAGTTATTCAGCCGACGAAGCGTTCGCTTATGTCGCTGATGTTACTCTAAAGCATTACGAGAACTTCCCTGTTGCTTCACTTTTTCTACCAGCCGAAAAAAGACCATACATACAAAGTATCTATGCTTTTGCTCGCACTGCCGACGATTTCGCCGATGAGGATTCACTCGATTCGCATACACGATTGCAAAAATTAGATGAGTGGGAGCTTCAATTAAAAGAATGCTACCAAGGCAAAGCAGAACATCCGATTTTTATTGCACTGCACGAAACTGTTTCTAAATTATCAATCCCAATTGAACCGTTATCCGATTTGTTGAAAGCTTTCAAGCAGGATGTTCAAAAAAATAGTTACAAGAATTTTAATGAACTGTTGGATTATTGCAAATATTCAGCTAATCCGGTGGGAAGGTTAGTATTGATGATTTTTGGTTATAAAGATGAAGATTATTTTAAGCTGTCGGATAAAATATGCACCGCTCTACAACTAACAAATTTTTATCAGGATGTAAAGGTTGATTTACAAAAAAATAGGATTTATATTCCAGAAGACGAGATTCACAGTTTCGGATATAGTACGAACGAACTGACAAAACACATTTATAACGATGCGTATAAAAAATTAATGAAACACCAAATCGAAAGAACACGATCACTTTTTTACGAAGGGGCGCAACTCCCGCTTCTAGTTGATAAAGATTTACAATTAGAATTGAAATTAGTTTGGTTCGGTGGAATATCGATACTCAATAAAATAGAAAAAAGAAAATATAACATGTTTTCAAAGCATGTTAAATTAAGTTCATTAAATAAAGTGGTGATATTTTTAAGAGGATTGTTTTATAACGATATATCAAAATACAGGAGGAGGAGTTTGTGGGATCTGACTTAA
- the tilS gene encoding tRNA lysidine(34) synthetase TilS gives MQSNSPFIESMNQFILANQLMRQGEKIILAVSGGIDSTVLLDTLYKLKDRWKLSLALIHLNHQLRGRESDEDEDFVRQIGKNYGIDCYIERVNTTLVAESKKLSLQEAARNLRYNFFSKVRASSGFSKIAVGHNADDNAETMLINIFRGAGVHGLTGIPVSRADNGVIRPLLFASRLDIETYALENRIPYRVDSSNLKTDYLRNFIRLKLLPTIRENINPNISATLGRTGILFSELEDFLTEEVRRQLPEIISQKLEDEEIVIDLDKLHSKPEFIQEHFLNKIAKDFTQGEISFTTVRAIHKTTKSETGTACSIKSDIVFYKDRNRGVFKHIRQPKPFRHEIQINNSYDLDKYYFSSEFVDEAIFDTNSAIEFIDADLSGEKLILRNWRDGDWFLPFGMQGKKKISDFFIDEKIPIFNKNSIPILESDGEIVWVCGLRLDDRFKITDSSKRILKLTFNIKN, from the coding sequence ATGCAATCAAATAGTCCATTCATAGAATCGATGAACCAATTCATCCTCGCAAATCAATTAATGCGGCAGGGAGAAAAGATTATCCTGGCTGTAAGCGGTGGTATCGATTCAACAGTTCTTTTAGATACTCTCTACAAACTAAAAGACAGGTGGAAATTATCATTAGCTCTGATACATCTCAACCATCAATTGCGAGGGAGAGAATCGGATGAGGATGAAGATTTTGTTCGCCAGATAGGCAAGAATTATGGAATCGACTGTTACATCGAGAGGGTAAATACTACATTGGTTGCTGAAAGTAAGAAGCTCTCGCTTCAAGAGGCTGCCCGCAATTTACGATATAATTTTTTTTCTAAGGTTCGCGCTTCAAGCGGTTTTTCAAAAATCGCTGTTGGGCATAACGCCGACGACAATGCAGAAACGATGTTGATTAATATTTTCCGAGGCGCTGGTGTTCATGGATTAACCGGTATTCCGGTTTCACGCGCAGATAACGGTGTAATACGTCCACTGCTCTTCGCATCTCGATTGGATATTGAAACTTACGCTTTAGAAAACCGAATTCCTTACCGCGTCGATTCTTCAAATTTAAAAACCGATTATTTGAGAAATTTTATCCGGCTCAAGCTGCTACCGACGATACGCGAAAATATTAATCCGAACATTTCAGCTACTTTAGGAAGAACGGGAATTCTATTTTCGGAGCTTGAAGATTTTTTAACTGAAGAAGTGCGCCGCCAACTCCCCGAAATTATTAGTCAGAAGTTGGAAGATGAAGAAATTGTTATTGACTTGGATAAACTCCACAGCAAACCCGAGTTCATTCAAGAACATTTCTTGAATAAAATTGCAAAAGATTTTACTCAAGGTGAAATAAGTTTTACTACAGTTCGTGCGATACATAAAACAACAAAATCGGAAACCGGGACAGCTTGTTCAATAAAATCGGATATTGTTTTCTACAAAGATAGAAACAGAGGCGTTTTCAAACATATAAGACAACCTAAACCGTTCAGACATGAAATTCAGATAAACAACAGCTATGATTTAGATAAATATTACTTTTCATCAGAGTTTGTTGATGAAGCAATATTCGATACAAATTCTGCTATCGAATTTATTGATGCCGATTTATCCGGAGAAAAATTGATTTTGAGGAATTGGCGCGATGGCGATTGGTTTCTTCCTTTTGGAATGCAGGGAAAGAAAAAAATAAGCGATTTTTTTATCGACGAAAAAATTCCGATATTTAACAAGAATTCAATTCCAATCCTCGAATCTGATGGCGAGATTGTATGGGTCTGTGGTTTGCGATTAGATGATAGATTTAAAATAACAGATTCATCAAAGAGAATATTAAAACTTACATTCAATATTAAAAACTAA
- the hpt gene encoding hypoxanthine phosphoribosyltransferase, translated as MKKEFTINNDRFKLFISEARLKKRISQLAKKISKDYKGSIPIFIGVLNGSFIFFSDLVRQLSIDCEVDFLKLSSYGDAKISSGNIKMLKELNCQIEGRDIIIVEDIVDSGLSIDFIKNLIHKQNPKTLKVVTLLLKKDVARINFSIDYVGFKIPTYFVVGYGLDYAQRIRHLRAIYKLAENK; from the coding sequence ATGAAAAAAGAATTTACAATCAACAACGACCGGTTTAAGTTGTTTATTTCGGAAGCAAGACTGAAGAAGAGAATATCGCAGCTCGCTAAGAAAATAAGTAAAGACTATAAAGGCAGCATTCCAATTTTTATAGGTGTTTTAAATGGGTCGTTTATCTTCTTCTCCGACTTGGTCCGCCAGCTTAGCATTGATTGTGAAGTCGATTTTCTGAAACTATCCAGCTACGGTGATGCTAAGATAAGTTCAGGGAATATAAAAATGTTAAAGGAATTGAACTGTCAGATTGAAGGCAGAGATATAATTATCGTCGAGGATATTGTAGATTCCGGTTTATCTATCGACTTTATTAAAAATTTAATTCATAAACAAAACCCAAAGACACTGAAAGTCGTAACGCTGTTGCTAAAAAAGGATGTTGCAAGAATAAATTTTTCAATCGATTATGTAGGCTTTAAAATACCTACATACTTCGTGGTTGGTTACGGACTCGATTATGCACAACGGATCAGACACTTACGAGCAATCTATAAATTAGCAGAAAACAAATAA
- the ftsH gene encoding ATP-dependent zinc metalloprotease FtsH: protein MEYKNPKKQNKLKPGKNPKSGDDFNWDKLGRVMLTWLGILVTIFFIMAIAKTTGTKEFELAYPDYLELLRQREIKEASLNKSDYGHYTLHGVLKRERSLKLADGKHALVLNFWTNLPYLEKETIDSLNASGIAYKIERDDSTWTNALITILPWILILGVWLFFMKRMQGGGGTKGIFSFGKSKAKMLTSEQQRFTFQDVAGADEAKVELQEVIEFLKEPAKFQKLGGKIPRGVLLLGPPGTGKTLLARAVAGEAGVPFFTISGADFVEMFVGVGASRVRDLFETGKKSAPCIIFIDEIDAVGRHRGAGLGGGHDEREQTLNALLVEMDGFEQNSGVIIIAATNRPDVLDPALMRPGRFDRLVVVDRPDVKGREGILKVHTRKIPLAEDVHLDVLAKGTPGLAGAELANLVNEAALLAARQNSQSVTMRHFEEAKDKVMMGTERKSMIISDTEKKITAYHESGHVLVAKMIPEADPVHKVTIIPRGRALGLTTYLPIDEKHTYSKDYLMAMITYALGGRAAEKIVFDKLTTGAGNDIERATALSRKMVCEWGMSDVLGPLNYGQKEEEIFLGREMTRSRNYSEATAVAIDQEIKKIVDTCMQRSDELINANIDKLHVIAAALLEREILDGNEIDILIRGDFLPPVENNHTAEKTQDATPPQNAESVDKK from the coding sequence ATGGAATACAAAAATCCAAAAAAACAAAATAAATTAAAACCCGGTAAAAATCCTAAAAGTGGAGATGATTTTAATTGGGATAAATTAGGCCGCGTGATGCTAACTTGGTTAGGGATACTTGTAACTATCTTCTTCATCATGGCTATCGCCAAAACCACAGGAACCAAAGAATTCGAGCTCGCTTATCCCGATTATTTAGAACTTTTAAGGCAGAGGGAAATTAAAGAAGCATCCCTTAATAAATCGGATTATGGCCATTATACCTTGCACGGTGTCCTTAAAAGGGAGAGGTCTCTAAAACTCGCAGATGGTAAACACGCATTGGTACTAAATTTCTGGACTAATCTTCCTTATCTTGAAAAAGAAACGATCGATTCATTGAATGCTTCCGGTATCGCGTATAAGATAGAGCGGGACGATAGTACATGGACGAATGCTTTGATAACCATACTACCTTGGATTCTGATATTGGGTGTTTGGTTATTTTTTATGAAGCGAATGCAAGGAGGAGGAGGAACGAAAGGTATTTTTTCGTTCGGTAAAAGTAAAGCTAAGATGCTAACGAGCGAACAGCAACGCTTCACATTTCAAGATGTAGCCGGTGCTGACGAAGCTAAAGTTGAACTGCAGGAAGTAATTGAATTTTTAAAAGAACCTGCCAAGTTTCAAAAGTTAGGAGGTAAAATTCCGCGAGGTGTTTTACTGCTTGGACCTCCAGGCACGGGAAAAACTTTATTAGCACGCGCAGTTGCCGGCGAAGCTGGTGTTCCGTTCTTTACAATTTCAGGTGCCGATTTCGTGGAAATGTTCGTAGGTGTAGGCGCAAGCCGAGTGCGAGATTTGTTTGAAACGGGCAAAAAAAGCGCACCTTGTATAATATTTATAGATGAAATTGATGCGGTCGGGCGTCATCGCGGAGCCGGATTAGGTGGTGGACACGACGAACGCGAACAAACATTAAATGCTCTACTCGTCGAGATGGATGGGTTCGAGCAAAACAGCGGTGTTATTATTATAGCTGCTACTAACAGACCCGATGTTCTTGATCCTGCTTTGATGCGACCCGGACGATTCGATCGATTAGTTGTAGTTGATCGACCTGACGTGAAGGGACGTGAAGGAATTTTAAAAGTCCATACACGAAAAATTCCCTTAGCCGAAGATGTTCACCTCGATGTGCTGGCGAAAGGAACGCCCGGACTTGCAGGTGCAGAGTTAGCAAATCTTGTTAACGAAGCTGCATTATTAGCTGCCCGGCAAAATTCACAATCTGTTACCATGCGTCACTTCGAAGAAGCAAAAGATAAAGTGATGATGGGAACTGAACGTAAAAGCATGATAATCAGCGATACTGAGAAAAAAATAACTGCTTACCACGAGTCAGGACACGTGTTGGTTGCGAAGATGATACCCGAAGCCGACCCTGTGCATAAAGTAACAATAATTCCACGTGGAAGAGCTTTAGGTTTAACTACATATCTTCCTATAGATGAAAAACATACATATTCCAAAGATTATTTGATGGCTATGATTACTTATGCACTTGGTGGACGAGCAGCAGAAAAAATTGTATTCGATAAATTAACTACCGGGGCTGGCAATGACATCGAACGAGCTACTGCTCTCAGTCGAAAGATGGTATGCGAATGGGGTATGAGCGACGTGTTAGGACCTCTGAATTATGGACAGAAAGAAGAAGAAATATTTCTCGGACGTGAAATGACGAGGTCGAGAAATTATTCTGAAGCCACGGCAGTAGCAATTGATCAAGAAATTAAAAAAATAGTTGATACTTGTATGCAACGCTCTGATGAACTCATCAATGCGAATATTGATAAGCTACACGTAATAGCAGCAGCTTTGCTTGAGCGCGAAATTTTAGACGGGAATGAAATCGATATTTTGATTCGTGGTGATTTTTTGCCCCCTGTCGAAAACAACCACACTGCAGAAAAAACTCAGGATGCAACTCCGCCACAAAATGCTGAGTCCGTCGATAAAAAATAG
- a CDS encoding SEC59/DGK1/VTE5 family protein — protein MFENIQNIEKNYKIEFIRKSIHFCSLSIPVVYFFIDKITTLNILIPITALFVVFDLARYYYQPAAKLFYKFFGWLLRDYEIDNKRKRLNGASNILISAIICVIIFPKIITVTAFSVLIISDSLAALIGRRFGKRKFFKKSLEGSLAFIGGGLIVIFLTPKVDYFYAEYLIAAFAVIVAAFFEAASTVLDDNFTVPISIGFVMWLLYLLFLPTLNLYIIG, from the coding sequence ATGTTCGAAAATATTCAAAATATCGAAAAGAATTATAAGATAGAATTTATACGGAAAAGCATTCATTTTTGCTCTCTTTCGATCCCTGTTGTTTATTTTTTCATAGATAAAATAACAACGCTGAACATATTGATTCCAATTACAGCATTGTTTGTGGTATTCGATTTAGCGAGATATTATTACCAGCCGGCTGCAAAACTGTTTTATAAATTTTTCGGCTGGCTGCTCCGCGATTACGAAATAGACAATAAACGAAAACGACTTAATGGCGCTTCGAATATTTTAATTTCTGCAATAATTTGTGTAATTATTTTCCCGAAAATTATTACCGTTACTGCTTTCTCGGTTTTAATAATTTCTGATTCTTTAGCCGCCTTAATCGGAAGACGGTTCGGGAAGCGAAAGTTTTTCAAGAAAAGTCTTGAAGGAAGTTTGGCTTTTATCGGCGGTGGTTTAATTGTAATTTTCTTAACACCAAAAGTCGATTATTTTTACGCTGAATATTTAATAGCAGCATTTGCAGTAATAGTTGCAGCTTTTTTTGAAGCAGCTTCCACAGTTCTCGATGATAACTTCACAGTTCCAATAAGCATCGGCTTTGTAATGTGGCTGCTCTATTTACTATTCTTACCAACATTAAACCTCTATATAATTGGATAA